In Amycolatopsis solani, a single window of DNA contains:
- a CDS encoding glycosyltransferase: protein MKVLLLTHGSRGDVQPFAALAAALTGAGHDVVLAAPASSAAVAEAHCTRVLPLDDGTNKLVDDRAAWEAVERNFRGLRGKRLGVRLARRNRLAMRRVFDDLAALARTTAGAVDLVVHQVNVPGHAIAELLGVPAVPVCLQPFWVPTPSFPDPLFPYRLPAALNRVSYLSTRTFVRALTGSPARFRRDGLGLPRRRFAADPLRRPGGGPAPVLQAFSRHVLPPGARYPENVHTPGFFFLPPAPWTAPPDLAAFLAGGEPPVYVGFGSMVGSDPARTGRIVAEALRATGVRAIVALGRGGIRPDGLGDNAFCLTEAPHDWLFPRTAAVVHHGGAGTTAAALAAGRPQVACPFMFDQPYFGRRLFALGVAPPPQPLRELTADGLARAIGDAVAGTTPARAKELGELIRAEDGVGHAVKVLEEVGAG, encoded by the coding sequence GTGAAGGTTCTGCTGCTGACCCACGGCAGCCGCGGCGACGTCCAGCCGTTCGCCGCGCTCGCTGCCGCGCTGACCGGGGCCGGGCACGACGTGGTGCTGGCCGCGCCGGCGTCTTCGGCCGCGGTGGCCGAGGCCCACTGCACGCGGGTGCTCCCGCTCGACGACGGGACGAACAAGCTGGTCGACGACCGGGCGGCGTGGGAGGCCGTCGAACGCAACTTCCGCGGCCTGCGCGGGAAACGGCTCGGCGTGCGACTGGCGCGCCGCAACCGCCTCGCCATGCGGCGGGTGTTCGACGACCTCGCGGCACTGGCCCGGACGACGGCCGGCGCCGTCGACCTCGTCGTGCACCAGGTCAACGTGCCCGGCCACGCGATCGCCGAACTGCTGGGCGTCCCGGCGGTCCCGGTGTGCCTGCAGCCGTTCTGGGTGCCGACGCCGTCGTTCCCCGACCCGCTGTTCCCGTACCGGCTGCCCGCGGCGCTCAACCGGGTGTCGTACCTGTCGACCAGGACGTTCGTGCGGGCCCTGACCGGCAGTCCCGCGCGGTTCCGGCGGGACGGGCTCGGCCTGCCCCGCCGCCGGTTCGCCGCCGACCCCCTCCGACGGCCCGGCGGCGGCCCGGCGCCGGTGCTGCAGGCGTTCAGCCGGCACGTGCTGCCGCCGGGGGCGCGGTACCCGGAAAACGTGCACACGCCGGGGTTCTTCTTCCTGCCCCCGGCACCGTGGACCGCGCCGCCCGACCTGGCGGCCTTCCTCGCGGGCGGCGAGCCGCCGGTCTACGTCGGGTTCGGCAGCATGGTCGGCAGCGACCCGGCCCGCACTGGCCGCATCGTGGCGGAAGCGTTGCGCGCCACCGGAGTCCGGGCGATCGTCGCGCTCGGCCGTGGCGGAATCCGGCCGGACGGCCTGGGGGACAACGCGTTCTGCCTGACGGAGGCCCCGCACGACTGGCTGTTTCCCCGCACGGCCGCGGTCGTGCACCACGGCGGCGCGGGCACGACGGCCGCGGCGCTGGCGGCCGGGCGCCCCCAGGTGGCTTGCCCGTTCATGTTCGACCAGCCGTACTTCGGCCGCCGGCTGTTCGCGTTGGGGGTGGCCCCGCCACCGCAACCCTTGCGGGAGCTGACCGCGGACGGCTTGGCCCGCGCGATCGGCGACGCGGTCGCGGGAACCACCCCGGCCCGCGCGAAGGAGCTGGGCGAGCTGATCCGCGCGGAGGACGGCGTCGGCCACGCGGTCAAGGTGCTCGAGGAGGTCGGCGCGGGTTGA
- a CDS encoding 3-oxoacyl-ACP synthase III family protein, translating to MNTAILGTGSYLPESVLTSAELGRRLGLGDQWIFDKTGISERRVAAPDEATSDLATRAAEQALLAANLSATDIDLLIVATSTPDQPIPATACAVQANLGAKRAAAFDVDSVCSGFVYALVTAHALLEADPLPRNALVIGADTYSRILDYEDRRTCVLFGDGAGAVVLGKRGNGRGLLSSALGSDGTTADFVTVPGGGSRRPASAATVAAGEHYFAMRGRQVKDLASRVLPDLVVDVAKSAEFEVSEIDLIVPHQANGRMLEDLAKTLDLRPEQMHLTVERYGNTGAASVPITLDDAVRSGRLFDDDVVLLVAFGGGMSWGGATLRWTRPRKPREAR from the coding sequence ATGAACACCGCCATCCTCGGGACCGGCTCGTACCTGCCGGAATCCGTGCTCACCAGTGCCGAACTGGGCCGTCGGCTCGGCCTCGGCGACCAGTGGATCTTCGACAAGACCGGCATCTCCGAGCGCCGGGTCGCGGCGCCGGACGAGGCGACCTCGGACCTGGCCACCCGGGCCGCCGAGCAGGCGCTGCTGGCGGCGAACCTCTCGGCCACCGACATCGACCTGCTGATCGTCGCCACTTCGACGCCCGACCAGCCGATCCCGGCCACCGCGTGCGCGGTCCAGGCCAACCTCGGTGCGAAGCGCGCGGCGGCGTTCGACGTCGACTCCGTCTGCAGCGGCTTCGTCTACGCGCTCGTCACCGCGCACGCGCTCCTCGAAGCCGACCCGTTGCCCCGCAACGCCTTGGTCATCGGCGCGGACACGTATTCGCGCATCCTCGACTACGAGGACCGGCGCACCTGCGTGCTGTTCGGCGACGGGGCCGGGGCGGTCGTGCTCGGCAAGCGCGGCAACGGCCGCGGGCTGCTGTCGAGCGCGCTCGGTTCGGACGGGACGACGGCCGACTTCGTGACCGTGCCCGGCGGCGGCAGCCGCCGTCCGGCGAGCGCGGCCACCGTCGCCGCGGGCGAGCACTACTTCGCCATGCGCGGCAGGCAGGTCAAGGACCTCGCCTCGCGGGTGCTGCCCGACCTCGTCGTCGACGTCGCGAAGTCGGCGGAATTCGAGGTCTCGGAGATCGACCTCATCGTGCCGCACCAGGCGAACGGCCGGATGCTCGAGGACCTGGCCAAGACCCTCGACCTGCGCCCCGAGCAGATGCACCTGACCGTCGAGCGCTACGGCAACACCGGCGCGGCCTCGGTCCCGATCACCCTCGACGACGCCGTGCGCTCCGGGCGGCTGTTCGACGACGACGTCGTCCTGCTCGTGGCCTTCGGCGGCGGCATGAGCTGGGGTGGGGCGACACTGCGCTGGACGCGCCCGCGCAAGCCGCGGGAGGCCCGGTGA
- a CDS encoding AraC family transcriptional regulator, whose amino-acid sequence MPLARYELFRSRDPNHVRAEVSRVWTPHTLRVLGGDSRLDARMHYARLCDLSVSALSYGGTVRVASGPAESFFTVLVPLAGEAEACCGNDRVRLSTATAGVLSPGDPVALRWPGDCTQLVVRLERTGLEARLSDLLGAPLRRPLRFAPAMTVGSGNGSSWLRGLRMLVAELERPGSLIERRAVAETFERTLVTALLMGQPSNYTRMLDGEVPAAPTRAVSIALEWIANHPKWQHTTASLAREADVTERSLQLGFRKHFKMGPMEYLRETRLRGVRDQLRAAQSDAVTVTEVAAEWGFLHAGHFAARYQQRFGERPSETLRR is encoded by the coding sequence ATGCCGCTCGCGCGTTACGAGCTCTTCCGTTCTCGTGACCCGAATCATGTGCGTGCCGAGGTGAGCCGGGTGTGGACGCCGCACACCCTGCGGGTGCTCGGTGGCGATTCGCGGCTGGACGCGCGAATGCACTACGCGCGATTGTGCGATCTGTCGGTGAGCGCGCTGAGTTACGGCGGAACCGTGCGTGTCGCTTCCGGACCCGCCGAATCGTTCTTCACCGTGCTGGTTCCGCTGGCCGGCGAAGCCGAGGCGTGCTGCGGGAACGACCGGGTGCGGCTGAGCACCGCGACCGCCGGGGTGCTCTCGCCGGGTGACCCGGTGGCGCTGCGCTGGCCGGGTGACTGCACGCAGCTGGTCGTGCGGCTGGAGCGGACCGGGCTGGAGGCCCGGTTGAGCGACCTGCTCGGCGCGCCGCTGCGGCGGCCGCTGCGGTTCGCCCCCGCGATGACCGTCGGCTCCGGCAACGGCAGCAGCTGGCTGCGCGGCCTGCGGATGCTGGTGGCCGAGCTCGAGCGGCCCGGGTCGCTGATCGAGCGGCGCGCGGTGGCCGAGACGTTCGAGCGCACGCTGGTCACCGCGTTGCTGATGGGGCAGCCCAGCAACTACACCCGGATGCTCGACGGCGAGGTCCCGGCCGCCCCCACCCGCGCGGTCAGCATCGCGCTGGAGTGGATCGCCAACCACCCGAAGTGGCAGCACACGACGGCGAGCCTGGCGCGGGAGGCCGACGTCACCGAGCGGTCGCTGCAGCTGGGTTTCCGCAAGCACTTCAAGATGGGCCCGATGGAGTACCTGCGCGAGACCCGCCTCCGCGGGGTGCGCGACCAGCTGCGCGCGGCCCAGTCCGACGCCGTCACGGTGACCGAGGTGGCCGCGGAATGGGGTTTCCTGCACGCCGGGCACTTCGCCGCGCGCTATCAGCAGCGATTCGGTGAACGGCCGTCGGAAACGCTCCGGCGCTGA
- a CDS encoding CocE/NonD family hydrolase translates to MIRVPRSGPPRHEVEFRGDVRIPSSEPGLTLGADLYLPKTAHRVPVLVTLHTGRKDGLGGIAASRYLRYFAERGYAVLYVDCFGIGTSEGTPRPLLSPGEVADGVSVVQWAAAQPWCTGRVGMWGLSHGGMTTLAVAAERPPALKAIFPVMGWTDVERDLVHPAGLRGGIGMFGHLSLYHIFCALLPPLRDHDRETYESVWKERLEKFEPWFADAWEHPPGHEVWAQRRIDARRITVPSLCVAGWRDLFCDGMITAYQQIRAPKQLIAGPWLHTFPDVAAVEPFPSAVLACAWWDRWLHGRAPRAGNRERTAIFFVQGAGARWVRAGQWPPEKKADHVFVASRTGHLYRSAPGGRPSAAATVTGRGDPTVGALSGLTKHPTDRFGYPLDQHDDDARTLAFTSAPLPEPLLIAGRPSVRLLLGPGTTATRCVLKVTDVDEQDRSLLIAAGTVDLARREDVVQVPLDPTCYRVAAGHRVRLVLAEADIPRLWPAEEPGLLGVRVIRGPGDYVGLAAEEYEGHHATTLSLPAADPAALTDVAVPPPDRRSPPGPGRDRWEIARDHLRSSVRLTVEKRDRIRVPGDDRDFLAMTTQVDLGVPEHHPAAARMTAKGEKTAETPDGDRVVVRAGIDMGAADAAVTAEVLVNGTQFFTREWKWT, encoded by the coding sequence GTGATCCGGGTGCCGCGCTCCGGGCCGCCTCGCCACGAAGTCGAGTTCCGCGGCGACGTGCGCATCCCGTCGAGCGAGCCGGGGCTGACCCTCGGCGCCGATCTCTACCTGCCCAAGACGGCCCACCGCGTGCCGGTGCTGGTGACCCTCCACACCGGACGCAAGGACGGTCTCGGCGGCATCGCGGCGAGCCGGTACCTGCGCTACTTCGCCGAACGCGGCTACGCGGTGCTCTACGTCGACTGCTTCGGCATCGGGACGTCCGAGGGAACACCACGGCCCCTGCTGAGCCCGGGCGAGGTCGCCGACGGCGTTTCGGTGGTGCAGTGGGCCGCCGCGCAACCGTGGTGCACCGGCCGGGTCGGCATGTGGGGCCTGTCCCACGGCGGCATGACGACGCTGGCCGTCGCCGCGGAGCGACCGCCCGCGCTGAAGGCGATCTTCCCGGTGATGGGCTGGACCGACGTCGAACGCGACCTGGTGCACCCGGCCGGCCTGCGCGGCGGGATCGGGATGTTCGGGCACCTGAGCCTCTACCACATCTTCTGCGCCCTGCTGCCGCCGTTGCGGGACCACGACCGCGAGACCTACGAAAGCGTGTGGAAGGAACGGCTGGAGAAGTTCGAGCCGTGGTTCGCCGACGCCTGGGAACACCCGCCCGGGCACGAAGTCTGGGCGCAACGCCGGATCGACGCGCGCCGGATCACCGTGCCGTCGTTGTGCGTCGCGGGCTGGCGGGACCTGTTCTGCGACGGGATGATCACCGCCTACCAGCAGATCCGGGCGCCGAAACAGCTGATCGCCGGCCCGTGGCTGCACACCTTCCCGGATGTGGCGGCGGTCGAGCCGTTCCCGTCGGCGGTGCTCGCCTGCGCGTGGTGGGACCGGTGGCTGCACGGCCGGGCACCGCGGGCGGGCAATCGCGAGCGGACGGCGATCTTCTTCGTCCAGGGCGCGGGCGCCCGCTGGGTCCGCGCCGGGCAGTGGCCGCCGGAGAAGAAGGCCGACCACGTCTTCGTCGCCTCCCGCACCGGGCACCTGTACCGGTCCGCGCCGGGCGGGCGCCCGTCGGCGGCCGCCACCGTCACCGGCCGGGGTGACCCGACCGTGGGCGCGTTGAGCGGCCTGACGAAGCACCCGACCGACCGCTTCGGCTACCCGCTCGACCAGCACGACGACGACGCCCGGACGCTCGCGTTCACCAGCGCGCCGCTGCCGGAGCCGCTGCTGATCGCCGGCCGGCCGTCGGTGCGGCTGCTGCTGGGCCCCGGCACCACCGCGACCCGGTGCGTGCTCAAGGTGACCGACGTCGACGAACAGGACCGCTCGCTGCTCATCGCCGCGGGCACCGTGGATCTGGCCCGGCGCGAGGACGTCGTCCAGGTGCCGCTCGACCCGACGTGCTACCGGGTCGCCGCGGGCCACCGCGTGCGGCTGGTGCTGGCCGAAGCGGACATCCCGCGGCTGTGGCCCGCCGAGGAGCCGGGACTGCTCGGCGTCCGCGTGATCCGCGGCCCCGGCGACTACGTCGGTCTCGCCGCCGAGGAGTACGAAGGCCACCACGCCACGACGCTGAGCCTGCCCGCGGCCGATCCGGCGGCGCTCACCGACGTGGCGGTTCCGCCGCCGGACCGGCGGAGCCCGCCCGGCCCCGGGCGTGACCGCTGGGAAATCGCCCGCGACCACCTGCGCTCGTCGGTCCGGCTGACCGTGGAAAAGCGCGACCGGATCCGGGTCCCCGGCGACGACCGGGACTTCCTCGCGATGACCACGCAGGTCGACCTGGGCGTGCCGGAGCACCACCCGGCGGCGGCGCGCATGACGGCGAAGGGGGAGAAGACCGCCGAAACCCCGGACGGCGACCGGGTCGTCGTCCGGGCCGGCATCGACATGGGGGCCGCCGACGCCGCCGTCACGGCCGAAGTGCTCGTCAACGGCACGCAGTTCTTCACGCGGGAGTGGAAATGGACCTGA
- a CDS encoding ABC transporter ATP-binding protein, whose amino-acid sequence MPLLELHDLSAGYRPRHPVVSGVHLVVRAGETLGLLGESGSGKSTIGHAIVGLVHPCGGRILFRGEDITHAGLRRRRELSRHLQIVFQDPHGSLNPSRTIGSTLAEPLRVVRRLPRRAAEDRVAAVLDRVGLPRTTATRYPGSFSGGQLQRIAIARALVLEPELVVCDEPTSALDLSVQAQILNLLLDLQQQLGLSYVFISHDIDVIRFACHRVAILRDGRITEHGPARLS is encoded by the coding sequence GTGCCTCTGCTTGAACTCCACGACCTGTCGGCTGGCTACCGGCCCCGGCACCCGGTGGTGTCCGGCGTCCACCTCGTCGTCCGCGCCGGGGAGACGCTCGGCCTGCTCGGCGAGTCGGGTTCGGGGAAGTCGACCATCGGGCACGCGATCGTCGGCCTGGTCCACCCGTGCGGCGGCCGGATCCTGTTCCGCGGCGAGGACATCACGCACGCGGGCCTGCGGCGGCGGCGCGAGCTGAGCCGGCACCTGCAGATCGTGTTCCAGGACCCGCACGGCTCACTCAACCCGTCCCGCACGATCGGCAGTACGCTCGCCGAGCCGCTGCGGGTGGTCCGCCGCCTCCCCCGCCGCGCGGCCGAGGACCGGGTCGCGGCGGTACTGGACCGCGTCGGCCTGCCCCGCACCACGGCGACCCGCTACCCCGGCTCGTTCTCCGGCGGGCAGCTGCAGCGCATCGCCATCGCCCGCGCCCTGGTGCTGGAGCCGGAACTGGTGGTCTGCGACGAGCCGACCAGCGCGCTCGACCTGTCGGTGCAGGCCCAGATCCTCAACCTGCTGCTGGACCTGCAGCAGCAGCTGGGGCTGAGCTACGTGTTCATCTCCCACGACATCGACGTGATCCGCTTCGCCTGCCACCGCGTCGCCATCCTGCGCGACGGCCGCATCACCGAGCACGGCCCAGCCCGGCTCAGCTAG
- a CDS encoding DUF5988 family protein, which translates to MNQAMGSAEPTVKVTLHGAPDGMPATVLVRLADFSPDRLKIPFRAGYEHFVPQDSSPGVPEDGAVFVWCDRTKFAE; encoded by the coding sequence GTGAACCAGGCCATGGGCTCTGCCGAGCCGACCGTGAAAGTGACCCTGCACGGAGCACCCGACGGAATGCCCGCGACGGTGCTCGTCCGCCTCGCCGATTTCTCGCCGGACCGGCTGAAGATCCCGTTCCGGGCCGGGTACGAGCACTTCGTTCCCCAAGACAGTTCCCCTGGAGTACCGGAAGACGGCGCCGTCTTCGTCTGGTGCGACCGGACGAAATTCGCGGAATAG
- a CDS encoding ATP-binding cassette domain-containing protein yields MIRVENLVKRFGRTTALDRVGFTAAAGTVVGVLGPNGAGKTTVVRILATLVRPDDGLVQVGGLDVTREPARVRALLGLTGQYASVDGDLTGTENLVLFGRLLGLSRPVARDRAAELLERFELGTAATRPAATYSGGMRRRLDLAASLVGRPRVLCLDEPTTGLDPHVRRELWQVVRELVAEGVTVLLTTQYLEEADRLADRVTVFDAGRVVADDSPAELKRRIGDRTVQVRPAIAEDLDATARVLAKLTGVTPTRDAGTGLLTAPAADPMVLSTLVRELDRAGLAVAELALRLPSLDEVFLALTGKPALPTAHEGGAR; encoded by the coding sequence ATGATCCGGGTGGAAAACCTGGTCAAGCGGTTCGGGCGGACCACGGCGCTCGACCGGGTCGGATTCACCGCCGCCGCGGGCACCGTGGTCGGCGTGCTCGGCCCGAACGGTGCCGGGAAGACGACCGTGGTCCGGATACTGGCCACGCTGGTGCGGCCGGACGACGGCCTGGTCCAGGTCGGCGGGCTCGACGTGACGCGCGAACCGGCGCGGGTGCGCGCGCTGCTCGGGCTCACCGGCCAGTACGCGTCGGTCGACGGGGACCTGACGGGCACGGAAAACCTGGTGCTGTTCGGCCGCCTGCTGGGGCTGTCCCGCCCGGTGGCGCGGGACCGGGCGGCGGAGCTGCTCGAGCGCTTCGAGCTCGGCACCGCCGCCACCCGGCCCGCGGCGACGTACTCCGGCGGCATGCGCCGCCGGCTCGACCTGGCCGCCAGCTTGGTCGGCCGGCCCCGGGTCCTCTGCCTCGACGAGCCGACGACCGGGCTCGACCCGCACGTCCGGCGCGAGCTGTGGCAGGTGGTGCGGGAGCTGGTGGCCGAAGGCGTCACGGTGCTGCTCACCACGCAGTACCTGGAGGAGGCGGACCGCCTCGCCGACCGCGTCACGGTGTTCGACGCGGGCCGGGTGGTCGCCGACGACAGCCCCGCCGAGCTCAAGCGCCGGATCGGCGACCGCACGGTGCAGGTCCGGCCCGCGATCGCCGAGGACCTCGACGCGACCGCCCGCGTCCTGGCCAAGCTGACCGGCGTCACGCCGACCCGCGACGCGGGCACCGGCCTGCTCACCGCCCCGGCCGCCGACCCGATGGTGCTGTCCACTTTGGTCCGTGAGCTGGACCGGGCCGGGCTTGCTGTGGCCGAACTGGCGTTGCGGCTGCCGAGCCTGGACGAGGTTTTCCTGGCGTTGACGGGAAAGCCGGCGCTCCCCACGGCCCACGAAGGAGGTGCGCGATGA
- a CDS encoding ABC transporter permease, which translates to MSGRVAPAEAVRHGLILAGRGVRKIRRNPEHLVDVTVQPLLFLVMFGYLFGGAIAGSTDAYLPDLVPGLMVPSVLMATLSAGVGLNSDCGTGVFDRFRSMPIARSAPLTGVVLAGAVRYFVAVAVLLAAGTALGYRVRTGPLEVLAATAILVTAGLCFCWVTVFLGMVLRDRDAVQGSAVALFMPMVFASSVFVPAASMPGWLRAWSGVNPVSLLADAVRGLLNGGPVAGPLTGALAWSAGVLLVFFPLAIRAYQRRVG; encoded by the coding sequence ATGAGCGGCCGGGTCGCTCCCGCCGAAGCCGTCCGGCACGGGCTGATCCTCGCCGGGCGGGGGGTGCGCAAGATCCGGCGCAACCCCGAGCACCTCGTCGACGTGACCGTGCAGCCGCTGCTGTTCCTCGTCATGTTCGGGTACCTGTTCGGCGGGGCCATCGCCGGCAGCACGGACGCCTACCTGCCGGACCTCGTGCCGGGGCTGATGGTGCCGAGCGTGCTGATGGCCACCCTCTCGGCCGGGGTCGGCTTGAACAGCGACTGCGGCACCGGGGTGTTCGACCGGTTCCGCAGCATGCCGATCGCCCGGTCGGCGCCGCTGACCGGGGTCGTGCTCGCCGGTGCGGTCCGGTACTTCGTCGCGGTCGCCGTCCTGCTGGCGGCGGGCACGGCCCTGGGCTACCGCGTCCGGACCGGGCCGCTCGAAGTGCTGGCCGCGACGGCGATCCTCGTCACCGCTGGGCTTTGCTTCTGCTGGGTCACCGTGTTCCTCGGCATGGTGCTGCGTGATCGGGACGCCGTGCAGGGCAGCGCCGTCGCGCTGTTCATGCCGATGGTGTTCGCCAGCAGCGTGTTCGTGCCCGCGGCGAGCATGCCCGGCTGGCTGCGCGCGTGGTCGGGCGTCAACCCGGTGAGCCTGCTCGCCGACGCCGTGCGCGGCCTGCTGAACGGCGGCCCCGTCGCGGGACCGCTCACCGGTGCGCTGGCCTGGTCGGCCGGCGTGCTGCTCGTGTTCTTCCCCTTGGCGATCCGCGCCTACCAGCGGCGCGTCGGATGA
- a CDS encoding phthiocerol/phthiodiolone dimycocerosyl transferase family protein, with translation MDLTGLERPLNYLELAHLDRVVIMAAEYDGELDPVVLARAFRHLCAVHPVLRARVRGTSPEAVLAVAPDHEPELIVLPDGADALARIAALPWDATAGVADLVLVQGDAHGYVALRTDHSITDANAWLGTFRELLRVFTAFASGEEPVSEPGTALPAPPAALFHERLGLIPYDRRLFHSATPPEPSAAPAGLFSGYLRLGVAETQWLKRAARRYETTVHGLVAGAILLAQRVLAGGRETVPMYCVSPVDFRRRVDPPVGELETTNFMMSYVAETGVSPRLSPVLVGREVKARMDEVLAGPEGVREAAPMEDALGRNLSYALISNLGVVEEFPAPAGLEFSEIHILDTVGDTFFPGYYVSTYRDRLTVLHIFTERFFSRGDVDRLVRELHEQLLIVGASA, from the coding sequence ATGGACCTGACCGGGCTCGAACGTCCGCTGAACTACCTGGAGCTGGCCCACCTCGACCGCGTGGTGATCATGGCCGCGGAGTACGACGGCGAGCTGGACCCCGTCGTGCTCGCCCGTGCGTTCCGGCACCTGTGCGCGGTCCACCCGGTGCTGCGCGCCCGGGTCCGCGGGACCTCCCCGGAGGCCGTGCTGGCCGTCGCCCCGGACCACGAACCGGAGCTGATCGTCCTGCCGGACGGGGCGGACGCGCTGGCCCGGATCGCCGCGCTGCCGTGGGACGCCACCGCCGGGGTCGCCGACCTCGTGCTCGTCCAGGGGGACGCGCACGGGTACGTGGCCCTGCGTACCGACCATTCGATCACCGACGCGAACGCGTGGCTCGGCACCTTCCGGGAGCTGCTGCGGGTGTTCACCGCGTTCGCGTCGGGGGAGGAGCCGGTGAGCGAGCCGGGCACGGCGTTGCCGGCGCCGCCCGCCGCGCTCTTCCACGAGCGGCTCGGCCTCATCCCGTACGACCGGCGGCTGTTCCACTCCGCGACCCCGCCCGAGCCGTCGGCCGCGCCGGCGGGCCTGTTCAGCGGCTACCTCCGGCTCGGCGTCGCGGAGACGCAGTGGCTCAAGCGCGCGGCCCGCCGGTACGAGACGACGGTGCACGGCCTGGTCGCCGGCGCGATCCTGCTCGCCCAGCGCGTGCTGGCGGGCGGGCGGGAGACCGTGCCGATGTACTGCGTCTCGCCGGTGGACTTCCGCCGCCGCGTCGACCCGCCGGTGGGCGAGCTGGAGACGACCAACTTCATGATGTCGTACGTGGCCGAGACGGGCGTTTCCCCGCGGCTGAGCCCGGTCCTGGTCGGCCGCGAGGTCAAGGCCCGGATGGACGAGGTGCTGGCGGGCCCGGAAGGCGTCCGGGAAGCGGCGCCGATGGAGGACGCGCTCGGGCGCAACCTCTCCTACGCGCTGATCAGCAACCTCGGCGTGGTCGAAGAGTTCCCGGCGCCCGCCGGGCTGGAGTTCTCCGAGATCCACATCCTCGACACGGTCGGCGACACCTTCTTCCCGGGCTACTACGTCTCGACGTACCGCGACCGGCTCACCGTGCTGCACATCTTCACCGAACGGTTCTTCAGCCGCGGCGACGTCGACCGGCTGGTCCGCGAGCTCCACGAGCAGCTGCTCATCGTCGGTGCTTCGGCTTAG